A genomic window from Calditrichota bacterium includes:
- a CDS encoding anaerobic sulfatase maturase, which produces MKKILRDILIKPAGPDCNLRCEYCFYLQKGEMFGGHRQHRMSDEVLEELVRQMMSQTSDTAVFNWQGGEPTLMGLEFFEKAIEFQKKYGRQQAVGNTIQTNGTLIDENWAQFLREYKFLIGLSLDGPEHVHDHYRKTGIGKGTFAKVINSAKLLLDAGCEVNALSVVNDYSVNFPEEIFNFLRDIGLNYMQFIPAIEPHAIDPKKVAPFTVPPKKYGEFLCVIFDLWMNSFVDGMPTTSVRFFESALYSYVDLNPPECSLMPECGVYVVVEHNGDVYSCDFFVDPQWKLGNIMQHSLTEMLNSPRQTEFGRLKKNLTNECKNCPWLRHCWGGCTKNRLNNPENQNLDYLCSAYKTFFSYADDRLKKMADEWKQKQGAEQAAIRQKIRQMVAEGKLVVGRNDPCPCGSGKKFKKCCGMSG; this is translated from the coding sequence ATGAAAAAAATCTTACGCGACATTTTAATCAAACCTGCCGGGCCTGACTGCAATTTGCGTTGTGAATACTGTTTTTATTTACAAAAAGGAGAAATGTTCGGCGGCCATCGCCAGCATCGCATGAGCGACGAAGTACTGGAAGAACTTGTGCGCCAGATGATGTCGCAGACGAGTGATACCGCTGTTTTCAACTGGCAGGGCGGCGAACCGACTTTGATGGGGCTGGAATTTTTTGAGAAAGCGATCGAATTTCAAAAAAAATATGGCAGGCAGCAGGCCGTCGGCAATACGATTCAAACGAATGGCACGCTGATCGATGAAAATTGGGCTCAATTTCTCAGAGAATATAAATTTTTGATTGGGCTTTCTCTCGACGGTCCCGAACATGTGCATGATCATTATCGAAAAACTGGGATCGGCAAGGGTACGTTTGCAAAAGTAATTAATTCTGCGAAACTCCTGCTCGATGCCGGTTGTGAAGTGAACGCTCTCAGCGTTGTGAATGATTATTCGGTAAATTTCCCCGAGGAAATTTTCAATTTTCTGCGCGATATCGGTTTAAATTACATGCAATTCATTCCTGCTATTGAACCTCATGCTATTGATCCGAAAAAAGTGGCGCCTTTCACTGTGCCGCCTAAGAAATACGGAGAGTTTCTCTGTGTAATTTTTGATCTCTGGATGAATAGTTTCGTCGATGGCATGCCCACGACTTCAGTGCGTTTTTTTGAATCGGCGCTTTACAGTTACGTGGATTTGAATCCGCCGGAGTGCAGTCTCATGCCCGAATGCGGCGTTTACGTTGTCGTTGAGCACAACGGCGACGTTTATTCCTGCGATTTTTTTGTCGATCCGCAATGGAAATTGGGCAATATCATGCAGCATTCCCTCACAGAAATGCTCAACTCTCCGCGGCAGACAGAATTCGGCCGCCTAAAGAAGAACCTGACGAATGAATGCAAAAATTGCCCCTGGCTGCGCCATTGTTGGGGGGGATGCACCAAAAATCGTTTGAACAATCCGGAAAATCAGAATCTGGATTATTTGTGTTCTGCCTACAAAACTTTTTTTTCTTACGCGGACGACCGTTTGAAAAAAATGGCGGATGAATGGAAGCAAAAGCAGGGTGCTGAACAGGCGGCGATCCGGCAGAAGATTCGTCAGATGGTTGCCGAGGGAAAACTTGTGGTTGGCAGGAACGATCCCTGCCCCTGTGGTAGCGGGAAAAAATTTAAAAAATGTTGTGGAATGTCTGGGTGA
- a CDS encoding sodium/solute symporter (Members of the Solute:Sodium Symporter (SSS), TC 2.A.21 as described in tcdb.org, catalyze solute:Na+ symport. Known solutes for members of the family include sugars, amino acids, nucleosides, inositols, vitamins, urea or anions, depending on the system.), whose amino-acid sequence MVFVFWDWVVVGLYFLVLMGLALWVIRQKHDSPTDYFLAGRHVGWFVIGASIFASNIGSEHIVGLAGTAAKTGVVMGHYELHSWLVLLLGWVFVPFYMRSKVFTMPEFLELRYSPKARWFLSLITLVGYILTKVSVTVYAGAVVFQTLMGIDFWTGALIVIVLTGIYTIVGGLRAVVYTEALQTIILIAGSVTVTLIGLAKIGGWHNLYAIAGSQHFDLFLPASDPEFPWPGMVFAPPIVGLWYWCTDQYIVQRTLAARDETQARRGTIFAAFLKLLPFFIFMIPGIIAYALAKSGSLDLPSADQAFPTLVKTLLPVGFRGLVAGGLLAALMSSLAAVFNSSSTLFTMDIYKKLKPKTSEKNLVRVGRIATGVVVISGILWIPFMKYISGELYHYLQSVQAYIAPPIAAVFFFGLFMKRINAKGALTALIGGFGVGMLRLIAELNKTALADVGGFLYSFASVNFLYFAIYLFVGCSLAMIIVSYLTAPPALEQIKGLTYATTVAADRKASRASWNWMDVALSVVVVIVIALILMYFTG is encoded by the coding sequence ATGGTTTTTGTTTTCTGGGATTGGGTCGTTGTAGGTCTGTATTTTCTCGTTTTAATGGGATTGGCATTGTGGGTAATTAGACAGAAACATGACTCGCCAACGGATTATTTTCTCGCCGGACGCCATGTGGGCTGGTTTGTCATCGGTGCTTCAATTTTTGCATCAAATATCGGTTCCGAACATATCGTCGGATTGGCTGGTACGGCGGCGAAAACCGGTGTTGTCATGGGGCATTACGAATTGCATTCCTGGCTGGTTTTGCTTTTGGGCTGGGTTTTTGTCCCGTTTTACATGCGCAGCAAAGTTTTCACTATGCCGGAATTTTTGGAACTGCGCTATTCCCCCAAAGCGCGCTGGTTTCTGTCGCTGATCACCCTTGTGGGCTATATTCTGACAAAGGTGTCCGTCACTGTGTACGCCGGAGCTGTGGTTTTTCAAACACTGATGGGAATAGATTTTTGGACCGGCGCGCTCATCGTCATCGTTCTCACCGGAATTTACACTATTGTCGGCGGTTTGCGTGCTGTTGTTTATACTGAAGCATTGCAAACTATTATCCTGATTGCCGGATCAGTTACGGTCACACTGATTGGTTTGGCGAAAATCGGTGGCTGGCATAATTTATACGCCATTGCCGGAAGCCAGCATTTTGATCTTTTTCTCCCGGCGAGCGATCCTGAATTTCCCTGGCCCGGGATGGTTTTCGCGCCGCCAATTGTTGGTTTGTGGTATTGGTGCACAGACCAGTACATTGTTCAGAGAACGCTTGCCGCACGAGACGAGACACAAGCGCGTCGCGGTACGATCTTCGCCGCTTTTTTGAAATTATTGCCTTTTTTCATTTTTATGATTCCGGGAATCATTGCCTATGCGCTGGCAAAATCAGGCAGCCTTGATCTTCCGTCTGCTGATCAAGCTTTTCCCACGTTGGTGAAAACTTTGCTTCCTGTGGGCTTTCGCGGATTAGTCGCTGGCGGATTATTGGCGGCGCTGATGAGTTCTCTGGCGGCTGTTTTTAATTCATCTTCGACTTTGTTCACAATGGATATTTATAAAAAGCTCAAGCCTAAAACTTCAGAAAAGAATCTCGTGCGCGTGGGGAGAATTGCGACAGGCGTGGTGGTAATTTCCGGAATTTTATGGATCCCGTTCATGAAATACATTTCCGGCGAATTGTACCATTATTTGCAAAGCGTGCAGGCATACATTGCGCCTCCCATTGCTGCGGTCTTTTTCTTCGGGCTATTTATGAAACGAATTAATGCCAAAGGCGCTCTCACTGCTCTGATCGGCGGCTTTGGTGTTGGAATGTTGCGGTTGATTGCGGAATTGAATAAGACGGCACTGGCTGACGTCGGTGGTTTCCTCTATTCTTTTGCTTCGGTAAATTTTCTTTATTTTGCAATTTATCTTTTTGTCGGATGTAGTCTGGCGATGATTATTGTCAGCTATCTCACTGCACCACCGGCATTGGAACAGATCAAAGGGCTCACTTATGCGACAACCGTGGCGGCTGACAGGAAAGCTTCCCGAGCGAGCTGGAATTGGATGGACGTGGCGCTTTCTGTCGTTGTTGTGATCGTCATTGCCCTTATTTTGATGTATTTCACTGGTTAG
- a CDS encoding galactokinase → MPKLDEVKKWLHLSETKNLFKKIYGLKQEEEGISKQIKRYQLLVEKFQLNFPQNDVHIFSTPGRTEIGGNHTDHNHGRVLAASVDLDSIAVAAKNNEDIVRLYSESYANPFVVELDDLKARNSEKGTTAALIRGIAAHLQEYDGKIGGFNAVMTSDVLVGSGLSSSASVEVLMGTIFNYLYNENKISPIQIAQIGQFAENEYFGKPCGLMDQIACASGGIVAIDFENPANPKVEKVDFDFEKFDYSLLVVDTGGNHADLTEHYSAIPAEMKKVAQFLGKETARELVLSEFIENLPKIRQKAGDRAALRVFHFLKENDRVLQQMNSLKNGDLPQFLRYVAQSGNSSNKWLQNSYPTNNPQEQGVNLALALSEDFIEKTGEGACRVHGGGFAGTIQVFLPMKRVVDYQNLMIPIFGENCVKPLKIRSVGAICVSAFV, encoded by the coding sequence ATGCCTAAATTAGATGAAGTAAAAAAGTGGCTCCATCTCTCTGAGACAAAAAACTTATTCAAAAAAATCTATGGCCTCAAACAAGAGGAAGAGGGAATCAGCAAGCAGATTAAACGATATCAATTATTGGTCGAAAAATTTCAGCTAAATTTCCCTCAAAATGATGTTCATATTTTCAGTACGCCGGGCAGGACTGAAATTGGCGGCAATCACACCGACCATAATCACGGACGGGTTTTGGCTGCCAGTGTAGATTTGGATTCCATTGCCGTCGCCGCTAAAAATAACGAAGATATTGTTAGGCTCTATTCGGAATCTTATGCGAATCCGTTTGTGGTCGAGCTCGATGATCTCAAAGCAAGAAATAGCGAGAAAGGAACGACGGCAGCTTTGATCCGAGGAATTGCAGCTCATTTGCAGGAATACGACGGTAAAATCGGTGGATTCAATGCGGTTATGACCAGCGATGTGTTGGTCGGGTCCGGACTCAGTTCTTCCGCTTCTGTCGAAGTTCTCATGGGGACTATTTTCAATTATTTGTACAATGAAAACAAAATTTCGCCGATCCAAATAGCGCAAATCGGGCAATTTGCAGAAAATGAATATTTTGGCAAACCGTGCGGATTGATGGATCAAATCGCCTGCGCTTCCGGCGGGATTGTCGCTATTGACTTCGAGAATCCGGCGAACCCAAAAGTTGAGAAGGTCGATTTTGATTTTGAAAAATTTGATTATTCTTTGCTGGTTGTTGACACGGGAGGCAATCATGCTGATTTGACGGAGCATTACAGCGCAATTCCCGCGGAGATGAAAAAGGTCGCTCAATTTTTAGGCAAAGAAACTGCTCGGGAATTGGTCTTGAGCGAATTTATCGAAAATTTGCCAAAAATACGCCAAAAAGCCGGCGATCGCGCCGCACTGCGAGTTTTTCATTTTCTCAAAGAAAACGATCGTGTGCTTCAGCAAATGAATTCTTTGAAGAATGGAGACTTACCACAATTTTTGCGTTACGTGGCGCAATCAGGTAATTCCTCGAACAAATGGCTGCAAAACAGCTACCCCACAAATAATCCTCAAGAGCAGGGAGTCAATCTCGCGCTTGCTTTGAGCGAAGATTTTATTGAAAAAACCGGTGAAGGTGCCTGCCGCGTACACGGTGGTGGATTTGCCGGCACTATTCAGGTTTTTCTGCCGATGAAAAGAGTTGTGGATTATCAAAATTTGATGATCCCCATTTTTGGTGAAAATTGCGTCAAGCCGTTGAAAATACGTTCCGTTGGCGCGATCTGTGTATCAGCTTTTGTATAA
- a CDS encoding sodium:solute symporter family protein yields the protein MILHISWIDWLIIALYFAFVLGIGVYLKRFTGTGEDFFLAGRRNSSWVAGLAFLSANMGALELLGMTGNTFKYGMFVAHFYWVGAIPAMLFLAIYMMPFYYSSKIHSVPGYLKLRFDEKTRVLNAIAFAFMTLLMSGINLYAMALVLRTFLGWHWDVSMWVSAVTVAGYVALGGLLSAIFTEIVQFFLIWFGLFLVTILGVVEIGGWHQVFSRLEPAMNALWSTSANAGSNGMHVTWMGIILGLGFVLSFGYWTTDFLVVQRAFSSKDLRSARMTPIVASFFKMALPFIVIFAGLIALILSRDPNAHFSLLQEGGRINYDSALPMLIARYYPQGLIGLGVTALLAGFMAGQAGNISAFNTVWTYDIYKSVINKNASDSHYVWMGRVATIAGVVISVGTAYWAKAAPSIMDYMQAIFSWVNAPLFATMLLGMFIVWITPSGAFWGLLAGMGSSFSMFLAVKLGWISATLLTLSDNASDMAANFWRAWWAWLICFIVTIVVSLFTKRKPRDELIGLIKGLTTIEKEKNLPFYKKPEAMAVIVIVIFVLLNIYFW from the coding sequence ATGATTTTACACATTTCTTGGATTGACTGGTTGATTATTGCACTCTACTTTGCTTTTGTGCTGGGAATTGGTGTTTATCTTAAGCGTTTTACCGGAACAGGGGAGGACTTCTTCCTCGCCGGGCGCCGCAACAGCTCCTGGGTGGCTGGTCTTGCGTTTTTAAGCGCCAATATGGGCGCCCTGGAACTTCTCGGGATGACCGGTAACACCTTCAAATATGGAATGTTTGTCGCTCATTTTTACTGGGTGGGCGCTATTCCGGCAATGTTGTTTCTGGCAATTTACATGATGCCTTTTTACTACAGCAGTAAAATCCATTCCGTTCCTGGCTATCTCAAATTAAGATTTGATGAAAAAACACGAGTCTTAAACGCAATCGCTTTTGCTTTTATGACGCTGCTCATGTCCGGAATCAATCTCTATGCCATGGCGCTTGTGCTGCGCACTTTTTTGGGCTGGCATTGGGACGTCTCGATGTGGGTTTCGGCGGTAACGGTTGCCGGTTATGTGGCATTGGGAGGGCTTCTTTCCGCTATTTTTACCGAAATTGTCCAATTTTTCTTGATTTGGTTTGGCTTATTTTTGGTGACGATTTTAGGCGTTGTGGAGATTGGCGGCTGGCATCAAGTTTTTAGCAGACTCGAACCAGCAATGAACGCCCTCTGGTCAACTTCTGCCAACGCCGGAAGTAATGGAATGCACGTCACCTGGATGGGAATTATTTTAGGCCTGGGTTTTGTGCTATCTTTCGGTTACTGGACTACAGACTTTCTGGTTGTGCAGCGCGCTTTTTCCTCCAAAGACTTGAGATCAGCGCGCATGACGCCAATTGTTGCCTCTTTCTTTAAAATGGCATTGCCGTTTATCGTGATTTTTGCTGGTTTAATCGCATTGATACTTTCCCGTGATCCGAATGCTCATTTTTCTTTGCTACAAGAAGGCGGAAGAATTAATTATGACTCTGCATTACCGATGTTAATCGCCAGATATTATCCGCAAGGACTGATTGGTCTCGGCGTGACTGCGTTGTTAGCCGGATTTATGGCCGGTCAGGCGGGAAATATTAGCGCGTTTAACACTGTGTGGACCTACGATATTTACAAATCCGTTATCAACAAAAACGCTTCAGATTCACATTATGTCTGGATGGGGAGAGTCGCTACAATTGCCGGCGTCGTAATCAGTGTAGGCACTGCTTACTGGGCAAAGGCCGCTCCTTCAATTATGGACTACATGCAGGCGATTTTTTCCTGGGTAAATGCACCGTTGTTTGCGACGATGCTATTAGGTATGTTCATCGTCTGGATCACTCCGAGTGGCGCTTTTTGGGGATTATTGGCCGGAATGGGCTCTTCTTTTTCCATGTTTTTGGCAGTAAAACTGGGATGGATTTCTGCCACTTTGCTCACTCTTTCCGATAATGCCAGCGATATGGCAGCAAATTTCTGGCGCGCCTGGTGGGCGTGGTTGATTTGCTTTATTGTAACTATTGTTGTTAGTCTATTTACCAAACGAAAACCTCGCGATGAACTTATCGGGCTGATCAAAGGATTGACAACTATTGAAAAAGAGAAAAATTTGCCATTTTATAAAAAGCCGGAAGCAATGGCTGTCATCGTCATTGTTATTTTTGTGCTGTTAAATATCTATTTTTGGTAA